A part of Populus alba chromosome 8, ASM523922v2, whole genome shotgun sequence genomic DNA contains:
- the LOC118058532 gene encoding paired amphipathic helix protein Sin3-like 3 isoform X2 → MKRSRDDVYMGSQLKRPVLSSSTKGEASGQPQMIGGGAGGGGGGGGGGGGGGGQKLTTNDALAYLKAVKDIFQDKREKYDDFLEVMKDFKAQRIDTAGVIARVKELFKGHRDLILGFNTFLPKGYEITLPLEEEQPPQKKPVEFEEAINFVNKIKTRFQGDDHVYKSFLDILNMYRKENKSISEVYQEVAALFRDHHDLLLEFTHFLPDSSAAASAHFPSARNSAPRDRSSAMPTMRQMHVDKKERAMASHAERDISVDRPDPDHDRAMIRADKDQRRRVEKEKERREDRDRRECERDDRDYDHDGNRDFNQRFPHKRKPARRIEDSAAEQGGDGDESFGGMNPVSSAYDDKNAVKSALSQELAFCDKVKETLHNPENYQEFLRCLHLYTREIITRSELQSLVGDLLGKYPDLMDGFNEFLALCEKKEGLLAGVVSKSNLPRVLKVEDRDRDRDRERDDGLKDRDREIRERDRLEKSVAFGNKDTGGHKMSLFPSKDKLPAKPINELDLSNCERCTPSYRLLPKSYMIPPASQRTELGAEVLNDHWVSVTSGSEDYSFKHMRKNQYEESLFRCEDDRFELDMLLESVNVTTKRVEELLEKINNNTIKMDSPIRIDEHLTALNMRCVERLYGDHGLDVMDVLRKNTSLALPVILTRLKQKQEEWARCRADFNKVWAEIYAKNYHKSLDHRSFYFKQQDTKSLSTKALLAEIKEISENKRKEDDVLLAFAAGNRRPIIPNLEFEYLDPDTHEDLYQLIKYSCAEVCTTEQLDKVMKIWTTFLEPMLGVPSRPQGAEDTEDVVKAKNQSSKSGESEGSPSGGGAVTNSKHSNPSRNGDESIQPEQSSSSRAWMLNGENRVKENGSPDADHMARKSDTSTSTLQHDKVLINAAAADELAGVTKQAPSNDRLLNSNAPLVTGAELSNGRTLVESGLSATPSRPSTGTVEGGLGIGSSNEILPSTEGGEFSRPPVSTNGVATEVIKSNRYNDESAAQFKIEREEGELSPNGDFEEDNFAVYGEAGLEAAHKVKDSAVSRQYQARQGEECGEAGGENDADADDEGGESAQRSSEDSENASENGDVSGSESGDGEDCSREEHEEDADHDEHDNKAESEGEAEGMADAHDVEGEGTILPFSERFLLNVKPLAKHVPPSLHDKEKGSRVFYGNDSFYVLFRLHQTLYERIQSAKVNSSSAERKWRASNDTSPTDLYARFMSALYNLLDGSSDNTKFEDDCRAIIGTQSYVLFTLDKLIYKLVKQLQTVATDEMDNKLLQLYAYEKSRKHGRFVDIVCHENARVLLHDENIYRIECSTAPTRLSIQLMDFGHDKPEVTAVSMDPNFASYLHNDFLSVVPDKKEKPGIFLKRNKHRYSDAEECQAMEGFRVLNGLECKIACNSSKVSYVLDTEDFLFRPQKKTKTLQQNGSCHDDQAKISKRVQRFHRLLSSSS, encoded by the exons atgaaGAGGTCGAGAGATGATGTTTACATGGGGTCTCAACTTAAAAGGCCTGTGCTCTCTTCTTCCACTAAAGGCGAAgc TTCTGGGCAACCTCAGATGATTGGAGGGGGagcaggtggtggtggtggtggtggaggaggaggaggaggaggaggaggacagAAACTTACAACAAATGATGCCTTGGCATATCTCAAGGCTGTCAAGGATATATTTCAAGACAAAAGAGAAAAGTACGATGACTTTCTTGAGGTCATGAAGGATTTCAAAGCTCAAAG AATTGACACTGCAGGTGTCATAGCAAGGGTGAAGGAGTTATTTAAAGGGCACCGTGATTTAATTTTGGGTTTCAATACCTTCTTGCCAAAAGGATATGAGATCACCCTCCCACTGGAAGAGGAACAACCTCCGCAGAAAAAGCCAGTTGAATTTGAGGAAGCAATTAATTTTGTGAACAAAATTAAG ACAAGGTTTCAAGGTGATGATCATGTTTACAAATCTTTTTTAGACATTTTGAACATGTACAGAAAGGAAAATAAGTCCATCAGTGAGGTCTACCAGGAG GTGGCTGCACTTTTTCGAGACCACCATGATCTGCTCTTGGAGTTCACTCATTTCCTTCCTGATTCTTCAGCTGCCGCCAGTGCTCATTTTCCATCTGCCAGGAATTCTGCTCCCCGTGACAGAAGTTCTGCCATGCCTACAATGCGCCAAATGCATGTTGACAAG AAAGAAAGGGCTATGGCTTCACATGCTGAACGTGACATCAGTGTTGACCGTCCCGATCCCGACCATGATAGGGCTATGATCAGAGCAGATAAGGATCAACGCAGGcgtgttgaaaaagaaaaggagaggagagaagaCAGAGATAGGAGGGAATGTGAGCGGGATGATAGAGATTATGATCATGATGGAAATCGAGACTTCAACCAACGATTCCCTCACAAGCGGAAACCTGCTCGTAGAATTGAAGATTCAGCTGCTGAACAAGGTGGGGATGGTGACGAGAGCTTTGGAGGAATGAATCCTGTTTCATCAGCTTATGATGATAAAAATGCTGTAAAAA GTGCATTAAGTCAAGAGCTTGCTTTTTGTGACAAAGTTAAGGAGACATTGCACAATCCTGAAAATTACCAGGAATTTTTGAGGTGTCTTCATCTCTATACCAGAGAAATAATCACACGATCAGAGTTGCAATCTTTG GTGGGTGATTTGCTTGGAAAATATCCGGATCTCATGGACGGGTTCAATGAATTCTTGGCACTATGTGAAAAAAAGG AGGGTCTACTTGCTGGTGTTGTGAGTAAAA GTAATTTACCCAGAGTTTTGAAAGTAGAAGACCGAGATAGAGATCGGGATCGTGAAAGAGATGATGGGCTCAAAGATAGAGACCGTGAAATCCGAGAAAGGGATAGGCTTGAAAAAAGTGTAGCCTTTGGAAATAAGGACACGGGAGGTCACAAAATGTCCTTATTTCCCAGCAAGGATAAGCTTCCAGCAAAACCCATTAATGAACTTGACTTATCTAACTGCGAGCGCTGCACTCCCAGTTATCGGCTTCTACCAAAGAGT TACATGATACCTCCTGCAAGTCAGAGGACCGAGCTTGGTGCTGAAGTACTGAATGATCATTGGGTATCTGTTACTTCAGGAAGCGAAGATTACTCTTTTAAACATATGCGGAAAAACCAGTATGAAGAGAGCTTGTTTCGATGTGAAGATGACAG GTTTGAGCTGGACATGTTGTTAGAATCTGTGAATGTAACCACCAAGCGTGTGGAGGAATTATTAGAAAAGATCAACAATAACACGATCAAAATGGATAGTCCAATCCGTATTGATGAGCACTTAACAG CTCTGAATATGAGGTGTGTTGAGCGTTTATATGGCGACCACGGGCTCGATGTAATGGATGTATTGAGGAAGAACACTTCTCTTGCTTTGCCAGTTATATTAACTCGCTTGAAGCAGAAACAAGAAGAGTGGGCAAGGTGTCGTGCTGATTTTAACAAAGTTTGGGCTGAAATTTATGCcaaaaactatcacaaatcaCTTGATCATCGTAGCTTCTATTTCAAGCAGCAGGATACAAAGAGCTTGAGCACAAAAG CCTTACTGGCGGAGATCAAAGAAATTAGTGAGAATAAGCGCAAGGAAGATGATGTGCTTCTTGCTTTTGCTGCTGGAAACAGACGACCTATTATACCAAATTTGGAATTTGAGTACCTAGATCCTGACACTCATGAGGACTTGTATCAACTCATCAAATATTCATGTGCAGAAGTTTGTACAACTGAACAGTTAGATAAAGTGATGAAGATTTGGACAACCTTCTTAGAACCCATGCTTGGTGTTCCGTCCCGGCCTCAGGGTGCCGAGGACACTGAAGATGTTGTAAAAGCTAAGAATCAGTCTTCTAAAAGTGGAGAGAGTGAAGGCAGCCCTAGTGGTGGTGGTGCGGTCACAAACTCCAAACATTCGAATCCTTCAAGAAATGGAGATGAAAGTATCCAACCTGAACAATCAAGTTCTAGCAGGGCTTGGATGCTAAATGGAGAAAACAGGGTTAAAGAAAATGGTTCTCCTGATGCGGATCACATGGCTCGCAAAAGTGATACTTCCACGAGCACTCTTCAACATGATAAGGTGCTCATCAATGCAGCTGCAGCTGATGAATTGGCAGGGGTCACTAAACAAGCTCCTTCCAATGACCGGCTACTAAATTCAAATGCACCTCTTGTCACTGGGGCGGAGTTAAGTAATGGACGAACTCTTGTTGAATCAG GGCTTAGTGCTACCCCTTCAAGACCAAGTACTGGCACTGTTGAGGGAGGGCTTGGAATAGGTTCAAGTAATGAAATATTACCGTCAACAGAG GGTGGTGAGTTTTCAAGACCCCCTGTATCCACAAATGGGGTGGCAACAGAAGTCATCAAGAGTAACAGATATAATGATGAATCTGCTGcacaatttaaaattgaaagagaagagGGTGAATTATCTCCAAATGGAGATTTTGAGGAGGATAATTTTGCAGTTTATGGAGAAGCTGGTTTGGAGGCAGCGCATAAGGTGAAGGACAGTGCTGTTAGTAGGCAATATCAAGCCAGACAGGGAGAAGAATGTGGAGAGGCAGGGGGGGAGAATGACGCTGATGCTGATGATGAAGGTGGTGAAAGTGCTCAAAGGTCATCAGAGGATAGTGAGAATGCCTCTGAGAATGGTGATGTTTCTGGAAGTGAGTCTGGTGATGGTGAAGATTGCTCTCGGGAAGAGCATGAGGAAGATGCTGACCATGATGAGCATGATAATAAAGCTGAGAGTGAAGGTGAGGCTGAAGGAATGGCTGATGCCCACGATGTTGAAGGAGAAGGAACGATTTTACCATTTTCAGAACGTTTTCTTCTAAATGTGAAGCCTTTGGCAAAGCATGTCCCCCCTTCATTGCATGACAAAGAAAAAGGTTCTCGGGTTTTCTATGGAAATGATTCCTTCTATGTGCTTTTTAGGCTTCACCAA ACATTATATGAGAGAATACAATCAGCAAAGGTTAATTCATCATCTGCCGAGAGGAAATGGAGAGCTTCAAATGACACTAGTCCTACTGATCTTTATGCCAG ATTCATGAGTGCACTTTACAACTTACTTGATGGTTCTTCTGACAATACAAAATTTGAGGATGATTGCCGGGCTATTATTGGGACACAGTCATATGTTCTATTCACATTGGACAAACTAATATATAAGCTTGTCAAACAG CTCCAAACTGTGGCAACGGATGAAATGGACAACAAGTTACTCCAACTATATGCATATGAAAAATCAAGGAAACATGGAAGATTTGTGGATATTGTTTGTCATGAAAATGCTCGCGTGCTTCTTCATGATGAGAATATATATCGTATTGAATGT TCTACTGCACCAACCCGCTTGTCTATTCAGCTTATGGACTTTGGACACGATAAACCCGAAGTTACTGCTGTTTCCATGGATCCTAATTTTGCATCATATCTGCATAATGATTTCCTCTCAGTTGTTCCTGACAAAAAGGAGAAGCCAGGGATTTTCTTGAAGAG GAACAAACATAGATATTCAGATGCTGAGGAGTGCCAGGCCATGGAAGGGTTTCGGGTTTTGAACGGTTTAGAGTGTAAAATTGCTTGCAATTCCTCAAAG GTATCCTATGTTTTAGACACAGAAGATTTTTTGTTCCGACcacaaaagaaaaccaaaacttTGCAGCAGAATGGCTCATGCCACGACGACCAGGCAAAGATTTCCAAAAGAGTACAACGGTTTCACAGACTGCTATCTAGCTCATCATAA
- the LOC118058532 gene encoding paired amphipathic helix protein Sin3-like 4 isoform X1, with protein MKRSRDDVYMGSQLKRPVLSSSTKGEASGQPQMIGGGAGGGGGGGGGGGGGGGQKLTTNDALAYLKAVKDIFQDKREKYDDFLEVMKDFKAQRIDTAGVIARVKELFKGHRDLILGFNTFLPKGYEITLPLEEEQPPQKKPVEFEEAINFVNKIKTRFQGDDHVYKSFLDILNMYRKENKSISEVYQEVAALFRDHHDLLLEFTHFLPDSSAAASAHFPSARNSAPRDRSSAMPTMRQMHVDKKERAMASHAERDISVDRPDPDHDRAMIRADKDQRRRVEKEKERREDRDRRECERDDRDYDHDGNRDFNQRFPHKRKPARRIEDSAAEQGGDGDESFGGMNPVSSAYDDKNAVKSALSQELAFCDKVKETLHNPENYQEFLRCLHLYTREIITRSELQSLVGDLLGKYPDLMDGFNEFLALCEKKEGLLAGVVSKKSLWNEGNLPRVLKVEDRDRDRDRERDDGLKDRDREIRERDRLEKSVAFGNKDTGGHKMSLFPSKDKLPAKPINELDLSNCERCTPSYRLLPKSYMIPPASQRTELGAEVLNDHWVSVTSGSEDYSFKHMRKNQYEESLFRCEDDRFELDMLLESVNVTTKRVEELLEKINNNTIKMDSPIRIDEHLTALNMRCVERLYGDHGLDVMDVLRKNTSLALPVILTRLKQKQEEWARCRADFNKVWAEIYAKNYHKSLDHRSFYFKQQDTKSLSTKALLAEIKEISENKRKEDDVLLAFAAGNRRPIIPNLEFEYLDPDTHEDLYQLIKYSCAEVCTTEQLDKVMKIWTTFLEPMLGVPSRPQGAEDTEDVVKAKNQSSKSGESEGSPSGGGAVTNSKHSNPSRNGDESIQPEQSSSSRAWMLNGENRVKENGSPDADHMARKSDTSTSTLQHDKVLINAAAADELAGVTKQAPSNDRLLNSNAPLVTGAELSNGRTLVESGLSATPSRPSTGTVEGGLGIGSSNEILPSTEGGEFSRPPVSTNGVATEVIKSNRYNDESAAQFKIEREEGELSPNGDFEEDNFAVYGEAGLEAAHKVKDSAVSRQYQARQGEECGEAGGENDADADDEGGESAQRSSEDSENASENGDVSGSESGDGEDCSREEHEEDADHDEHDNKAESEGEAEGMADAHDVEGEGTILPFSERFLLNVKPLAKHVPPSLHDKEKGSRVFYGNDSFYVLFRLHQTLYERIQSAKVNSSSAERKWRASNDTSPTDLYARFMSALYNLLDGSSDNTKFEDDCRAIIGTQSYVLFTLDKLIYKLVKQLQTVATDEMDNKLLQLYAYEKSRKHGRFVDIVCHENARVLLHDENIYRIECSTAPTRLSIQLMDFGHDKPEVTAVSMDPNFASYLHNDFLSVVPDKKEKPGIFLKRNKHRYSDAEECQAMEGFRVLNGLECKIACNSSKVSYVLDTEDFLFRPQKKTKTLQQNGSCHDDQAKISKRVQRFHRLLSSSS; from the exons atgaaGAGGTCGAGAGATGATGTTTACATGGGGTCTCAACTTAAAAGGCCTGTGCTCTCTTCTTCCACTAAAGGCGAAgc TTCTGGGCAACCTCAGATGATTGGAGGGGGagcaggtggtggtggtggtggtggaggaggaggaggaggaggaggaggacagAAACTTACAACAAATGATGCCTTGGCATATCTCAAGGCTGTCAAGGATATATTTCAAGACAAAAGAGAAAAGTACGATGACTTTCTTGAGGTCATGAAGGATTTCAAAGCTCAAAG AATTGACACTGCAGGTGTCATAGCAAGGGTGAAGGAGTTATTTAAAGGGCACCGTGATTTAATTTTGGGTTTCAATACCTTCTTGCCAAAAGGATATGAGATCACCCTCCCACTGGAAGAGGAACAACCTCCGCAGAAAAAGCCAGTTGAATTTGAGGAAGCAATTAATTTTGTGAACAAAATTAAG ACAAGGTTTCAAGGTGATGATCATGTTTACAAATCTTTTTTAGACATTTTGAACATGTACAGAAAGGAAAATAAGTCCATCAGTGAGGTCTACCAGGAG GTGGCTGCACTTTTTCGAGACCACCATGATCTGCTCTTGGAGTTCACTCATTTCCTTCCTGATTCTTCAGCTGCCGCCAGTGCTCATTTTCCATCTGCCAGGAATTCTGCTCCCCGTGACAGAAGTTCTGCCATGCCTACAATGCGCCAAATGCATGTTGACAAG AAAGAAAGGGCTATGGCTTCACATGCTGAACGTGACATCAGTGTTGACCGTCCCGATCCCGACCATGATAGGGCTATGATCAGAGCAGATAAGGATCAACGCAGGcgtgttgaaaaagaaaaggagaggagagaagaCAGAGATAGGAGGGAATGTGAGCGGGATGATAGAGATTATGATCATGATGGAAATCGAGACTTCAACCAACGATTCCCTCACAAGCGGAAACCTGCTCGTAGAATTGAAGATTCAGCTGCTGAACAAGGTGGGGATGGTGACGAGAGCTTTGGAGGAATGAATCCTGTTTCATCAGCTTATGATGATAAAAATGCTGTAAAAA GTGCATTAAGTCAAGAGCTTGCTTTTTGTGACAAAGTTAAGGAGACATTGCACAATCCTGAAAATTACCAGGAATTTTTGAGGTGTCTTCATCTCTATACCAGAGAAATAATCACACGATCAGAGTTGCAATCTTTG GTGGGTGATTTGCTTGGAAAATATCCGGATCTCATGGACGGGTTCAATGAATTCTTGGCACTATGTGAAAAAAAGG AGGGTCTACTTGCTGGTGTTGTGAGTAAAA AATCACTGTGGAATGAAGGTAATTTACCCAGAGTTTTGAAAGTAGAAGACCGAGATAGAGATCGGGATCGTGAAAGAGATGATGGGCTCAAAGATAGAGACCGTGAAATCCGAGAAAGGGATAGGCTTGAAAAAAGTGTAGCCTTTGGAAATAAGGACACGGGAGGTCACAAAATGTCCTTATTTCCCAGCAAGGATAAGCTTCCAGCAAAACCCATTAATGAACTTGACTTATCTAACTGCGAGCGCTGCACTCCCAGTTATCGGCTTCTACCAAAGAGT TACATGATACCTCCTGCAAGTCAGAGGACCGAGCTTGGTGCTGAAGTACTGAATGATCATTGGGTATCTGTTACTTCAGGAAGCGAAGATTACTCTTTTAAACATATGCGGAAAAACCAGTATGAAGAGAGCTTGTTTCGATGTGAAGATGACAG GTTTGAGCTGGACATGTTGTTAGAATCTGTGAATGTAACCACCAAGCGTGTGGAGGAATTATTAGAAAAGATCAACAATAACACGATCAAAATGGATAGTCCAATCCGTATTGATGAGCACTTAACAG CTCTGAATATGAGGTGTGTTGAGCGTTTATATGGCGACCACGGGCTCGATGTAATGGATGTATTGAGGAAGAACACTTCTCTTGCTTTGCCAGTTATATTAACTCGCTTGAAGCAGAAACAAGAAGAGTGGGCAAGGTGTCGTGCTGATTTTAACAAAGTTTGGGCTGAAATTTATGCcaaaaactatcacaaatcaCTTGATCATCGTAGCTTCTATTTCAAGCAGCAGGATACAAAGAGCTTGAGCACAAAAG CCTTACTGGCGGAGATCAAAGAAATTAGTGAGAATAAGCGCAAGGAAGATGATGTGCTTCTTGCTTTTGCTGCTGGAAACAGACGACCTATTATACCAAATTTGGAATTTGAGTACCTAGATCCTGACACTCATGAGGACTTGTATCAACTCATCAAATATTCATGTGCAGAAGTTTGTACAACTGAACAGTTAGATAAAGTGATGAAGATTTGGACAACCTTCTTAGAACCCATGCTTGGTGTTCCGTCCCGGCCTCAGGGTGCCGAGGACACTGAAGATGTTGTAAAAGCTAAGAATCAGTCTTCTAAAAGTGGAGAGAGTGAAGGCAGCCCTAGTGGTGGTGGTGCGGTCACAAACTCCAAACATTCGAATCCTTCAAGAAATGGAGATGAAAGTATCCAACCTGAACAATCAAGTTCTAGCAGGGCTTGGATGCTAAATGGAGAAAACAGGGTTAAAGAAAATGGTTCTCCTGATGCGGATCACATGGCTCGCAAAAGTGATACTTCCACGAGCACTCTTCAACATGATAAGGTGCTCATCAATGCAGCTGCAGCTGATGAATTGGCAGGGGTCACTAAACAAGCTCCTTCCAATGACCGGCTACTAAATTCAAATGCACCTCTTGTCACTGGGGCGGAGTTAAGTAATGGACGAACTCTTGTTGAATCAG GGCTTAGTGCTACCCCTTCAAGACCAAGTACTGGCACTGTTGAGGGAGGGCTTGGAATAGGTTCAAGTAATGAAATATTACCGTCAACAGAG GGTGGTGAGTTTTCAAGACCCCCTGTATCCACAAATGGGGTGGCAACAGAAGTCATCAAGAGTAACAGATATAATGATGAATCTGCTGcacaatttaaaattgaaagagaagagGGTGAATTATCTCCAAATGGAGATTTTGAGGAGGATAATTTTGCAGTTTATGGAGAAGCTGGTTTGGAGGCAGCGCATAAGGTGAAGGACAGTGCTGTTAGTAGGCAATATCAAGCCAGACAGGGAGAAGAATGTGGAGAGGCAGGGGGGGAGAATGACGCTGATGCTGATGATGAAGGTGGTGAAAGTGCTCAAAGGTCATCAGAGGATAGTGAGAATGCCTCTGAGAATGGTGATGTTTCTGGAAGTGAGTCTGGTGATGGTGAAGATTGCTCTCGGGAAGAGCATGAGGAAGATGCTGACCATGATGAGCATGATAATAAAGCTGAGAGTGAAGGTGAGGCTGAAGGAATGGCTGATGCCCACGATGTTGAAGGAGAAGGAACGATTTTACCATTTTCAGAACGTTTTCTTCTAAATGTGAAGCCTTTGGCAAAGCATGTCCCCCCTTCATTGCATGACAAAGAAAAAGGTTCTCGGGTTTTCTATGGAAATGATTCCTTCTATGTGCTTTTTAGGCTTCACCAA ACATTATATGAGAGAATACAATCAGCAAAGGTTAATTCATCATCTGCCGAGAGGAAATGGAGAGCTTCAAATGACACTAGTCCTACTGATCTTTATGCCAG ATTCATGAGTGCACTTTACAACTTACTTGATGGTTCTTCTGACAATACAAAATTTGAGGATGATTGCCGGGCTATTATTGGGACACAGTCATATGTTCTATTCACATTGGACAAACTAATATATAAGCTTGTCAAACAG CTCCAAACTGTGGCAACGGATGAAATGGACAACAAGTTACTCCAACTATATGCATATGAAAAATCAAGGAAACATGGAAGATTTGTGGATATTGTTTGTCATGAAAATGCTCGCGTGCTTCTTCATGATGAGAATATATATCGTATTGAATGT TCTACTGCACCAACCCGCTTGTCTATTCAGCTTATGGACTTTGGACACGATAAACCCGAAGTTACTGCTGTTTCCATGGATCCTAATTTTGCATCATATCTGCATAATGATTTCCTCTCAGTTGTTCCTGACAAAAAGGAGAAGCCAGGGATTTTCTTGAAGAG GAACAAACATAGATATTCAGATGCTGAGGAGTGCCAGGCCATGGAAGGGTTTCGGGTTTTGAACGGTTTAGAGTGTAAAATTGCTTGCAATTCCTCAAAG GTATCCTATGTTTTAGACACAGAAGATTTTTTGTTCCGACcacaaaagaaaaccaaaacttTGCAGCAGAATGGCTCATGCCACGACGACCAGGCAAAGATTTCCAAAAGAGTACAACGGTTTCACAGACTGCTATCTAGCTCATCATAA